One Chromatiaceae bacterium DNA segment encodes these proteins:
- a CDS encoding DUF2442 domain-containing protein — MYWDATVVRPLEDFRIYVELQDGRKGIFDMKPYLNKGIFKELKSINYFNQVYISFGAVTWPNEQDIAPERLLSELKILEWESSTADHALFRVPSAPKALRRAKSCTTKGSG; from the coding sequence ATGTATTGGGACGCCACGGTTGTCCGGCCTCTTGAAGATTTTCGAATTTATGTTGAGCTTCAGGATGGTAGAAAAGGAATATTCGATATGAAGCCTTATCTTAATAAAGGTATATTTAAAGAGCTGAAGAGCATCAATTACTTCAATCAAGTTTACATTTCATTTGGGGCGGTGACATGGCCAAATGAACAAGATATAGCCCCCGAGAGGCTACTATCCGAGTTAAAGATCCTTGAGTGGGAGAGTTCCACGGCGGATCACGCACTCTTTAGGGTACCCAGTGCCCCCAAAGCCCTACGGCGGGCGAAATCATGTACCACCAAAGGCTCGGGGTAG
- a CDS encoding DUF4160 domain-containing protein, protein MPIISMFYGIIIKMYLLDNIQHNLPHIHAKYAEYEASMDIADGEVLAGELPRKQLRLVQAWIELHRDELMADWELAINEEKPYKIAPL, encoded by the coding sequence ATGCCGATAATATCGATGTTTTACGGAATCATCATCAAGATGTACCTTCTTGATAATATTCAGCATAATTTACCCCATATTCATGCCAAGTATGCCGAATACGAGGCTTCCATGGACATAGCGGATGGGGAGGTTTTAGCAGGCGAGTTACCGAGGAAGCAACTCCGTCTCGTACAGGCTTGGATCGAGCTTCACAGAGATGAATTGATGGCTGATTGGGAGTTGGCTATTAACGAGGAAAAGCCTTACAAAATTGCGCCGCTATGA